A section of the Spirosoma pollinicola genome encodes:
- a CDS encoding ArnT family glycosyltransferase, with translation MPFVLFSSRTYSSSLFLLIVFLFITFISRAEYFDEAWFAEQSFWFLRDGQVRSELFRGYNGWETGLYVFHKLFVYAGALTMYFTGFSVASSKLVSIFFGLLAGYLVWQYSRKASREQQWLSVLLYFGCGTLIRYISVNRPETMCMALGLASYLVLDTQDSTKPKPILAGILAGLSALTHLNGLIYLVTGAGWLVLRIGWRPAFLFSIAGGLTVSLYGLDAWLDGNLAVLAKQFLGDPATQQNLHLSDKLSVLADYHQIFFYGQNETALTVLVLLCGIAFRRYITLTQPVFLYTLLLIISFWLLTKSITDIYFLLIMPWFAILIAFWLTTYLPRQPAWQRKAAQVLLVLYCLVSVVQFVNVINENREALNTEAHNALLASYMPEKHTPVIAPIEFFFGQMDNYKILGMTYFHLLEREKGAIPLNTFFKRAEQANVTYIISDHRLNASYDIPVNAPAQIGVYRRVFQDSWNTVYARQRM, from the coding sequence ATGCCGTTTGTGCTTTTCTCTTCACGTACTTATTCTAGTAGTCTTTTCTTACTGATAGTATTTTTATTCATTACATTTATCTCCAGGGCCGAATACTTTGATGAAGCCTGGTTTGCTGAACAATCCTTCTGGTTTTTACGGGATGGTCAGGTTCGATCCGAATTATTTCGCGGCTACAATGGGTGGGAAACTGGCTTATACGTCTTTCATAAGCTGTTCGTCTATGCTGGTGCGCTAACCATGTATTTCACAGGCTTTTCTGTAGCGAGCAGTAAATTAGTAAGTATATTTTTTGGCCTGTTGGCCGGATATCTAGTGTGGCAGTACAGCCGAAAGGCTTCCCGTGAGCAACAATGGCTATCGGTATTGCTCTATTTCGGCTGTGGCACCTTAATTCGATACATATCCGTTAACCGGCCCGAAACGATGTGCATGGCGTTGGGATTGGCTTCTTATCTGGTGCTGGATACACAGGATTCCACGAAACCCAAACCAATTCTGGCGGGTATATTGGCTGGGTTATCGGCCCTGACTCATTTAAATGGCCTGATCTATTTAGTTACCGGAGCAGGTTGGCTTGTTTTACGAATAGGTTGGCGACCTGCTTTTTTGTTTTCCATTGCTGGTGGGCTAACTGTAAGTCTATACGGGCTCGATGCCTGGCTGGATGGCAATCTGGCTGTGTTAGCGAAGCAGTTTCTTGGCGACCCAGCTACGCAACAAAATCTTCATTTGAGCGATAAACTGTCTGTTCTTGCAGATTATCATCAAATCTTTTTCTACGGTCAGAATGAAACTGCCCTAACGGTATTGGTTCTCTTGTGCGGCATTGCCTTCCGACGCTATATTACTTTGACACAGCCCGTTTTTCTGTATACGCTGCTACTGATCATCTCCTTCTGGCTACTTACCAAAAGCATTACAGACATTTATTTCCTGCTGATTATGCCTTGGTTTGCTATTCTGATAGCTTTCTGGCTAACGACTTATCTGCCTCGTCAGCCAGCCTGGCAACGGAAAGCTGCACAGGTCTTACTGGTTCTTTACTGCCTGGTATCGGTTGTGCAATTTGTGAACGTCATCAATGAGAATAGAGAGGCACTAAACACCGAAGCCCACAACGCCCTGTTGGCTTCCTACATGCCAGAGAAGCATACGCCTGTAATTGCGCCTATCGAATTTTTCTTTGGGCAGATGGACAATTACAAAATTCTGGGGATGACCTATTTCCACTTGCTCGAACGGGAAAAAGGCGCGATACCGCTGAATACGTTTTTTAAACGGGCTGAACAAGCCAACGTCACTTATATTATTAGTGATCACCGACTGAATGCGAGTTACGATATTCCGGTTAACGCACCGGCTCAGATAGGCGTATATCGTCGGGTATTTCAAGACAGTTGGAATACTGTTTATGCACGTCAACGCATGTAA
- the lpxB gene encoding lipid-A-disaccharide synthase → MTYYLIAGERSGDLHGANLVRAIRQYDPAANCRAYGGEQMEAAGAVLVRHYREMAFMGFLEVVKNLGTIRRIMRECQADLLAHRPDVLILIDYAGFNLRMARFAKKHGIRVFYYISPKVWAWNQRRALKIKANVDNLFTILPFETEFFSRYDYKVEYVGNPLLDALSEFRPDPAFCEKMGIDARPVVALLPGSRHQEITSILPAMLQVVAQFPAYQFVVGTVSNLPKDLYDNLLANYPAVIRVEDAAYDLLHIATAALVTSGTATLETALLNIPQVVCYKTTGISYAIAKHLIAVPFISLVNLIVNREIVKELIQNDLTPNQITTELRRILPGETGRTVQLDGYVEVQKKMGGPGASERAGRLMVEDLKMHR, encoded by the coding sequence ATGACCTACTACCTCATTGCGGGTGAACGCTCCGGCGATCTGCACGGTGCCAATCTCGTTCGGGCTATTCGTCAATATGATCCGGCAGCTAATTGTCGGGCCTATGGTGGGGAGCAAATGGAGGCCGCCGGAGCGGTGTTGGTGCGGCATTACCGCGAAATGGCCTTTATGGGCTTTCTGGAAGTAGTAAAGAACCTGGGTACCATTCGCCGAATCATGCGCGAATGCCAGGCCGATCTATTGGCCCATCGTCCTGATGTGCTTATTCTGATCGACTATGCGGGATTTAACCTGCGGATGGCCCGCTTTGCCAAAAAACACGGCATTCGGGTGTTCTATTACATATCACCGAAAGTGTGGGCCTGGAATCAACGACGGGCATTAAAAATCAAGGCGAACGTCGATAATTTATTTACGATTTTACCATTCGAGACGGAGTTCTTCTCTCGTTACGATTATAAAGTTGAGTATGTAGGGAACCCGCTTCTCGATGCTCTTTCCGAATTTCGGCCTGATCCTGCTTTTTGTGAAAAAATGGGCATAGATGCGCGACCTGTGGTCGCTCTGCTGCCTGGTAGTCGCCATCAGGAAATTACCTCTATCCTCCCCGCAATGCTTCAGGTTGTTGCGCAGTTCCCGGCCTACCAGTTTGTAGTTGGTACGGTAAGTAATTTGCCGAAGGATCTGTATGATAATTTGCTGGCCAATTACCCTGCCGTGATTCGGGTAGAAGATGCCGCGTATGATCTCCTGCACATAGCAACGGCCGCACTCGTTACCTCCGGCACTGCTACCCTCGAAACGGCTCTGCTTAACATCCCGCAAGTGGTATGTTACAAAACAACCGGTATCAGCTATGCTATAGCCAAACACCTGATTGCCGTGCCGTTTATTTCGCTTGTTAACCTGATTGTTAACCGCGAAATCGTGAAGGAGTTGATTCAAAACGATCTTACGCCGAACCAAATTACTACCGAACTCCGCCGTATACTTCCGGGCGAAACGGGACGTACTGTTCAGCTGGATGGCTACGTTGAGGTACAGAAAAAAATGGGTGGCCCCGGCGCTTCCGAACGGGCCGGTCGGTTGATGGTAGAGGACCTGAAAATGCACCGATAG
- a CDS encoding 6-pyruvoyl trahydropterin synthase family protein, with protein sequence MVYINRVEHFNAAHRLYNPAWSEERNKEVFGPCANVNWHGHNFELIVTVKGQPDPDTGFVIDLKLLGDIVKREVIEKVDHKNLNLDVDFMQGKMASCEIFVMEIWKILERALEPVTDAHLHQLRLIETPKNFVDYFGE encoded by the coding sequence ATGGTATATATTAACAGAGTTGAACATTTCAACGCAGCTCACCGGCTCTATAATCCGGCCTGGTCAGAAGAGCGTAATAAAGAGGTATTTGGCCCTTGTGCAAACGTAAACTGGCACGGGCACAATTTTGAATTGATCGTGACAGTGAAGGGCCAACCCGATCCTGATACGGGATTTGTGATTGACCTCAAGTTGCTGGGCGATATCGTTAAACGGGAAGTGATCGAAAAGGTGGATCACAAAAATCTGAATCTCGATGTAGATTTTATGCAGGGCAAAATGGCCAGTTGCGAAATCTTCGTTATGGAAATCTGGAAAATTCTCGAACGTGCGCTCGAACCCGTTACAGACGCACACCTGCATCAACTTCGACTCATTGAAACCCCGAAAAACTTCGTGGACTACTTTGGCGAATGA
- the rfaD gene encoding ADP-glyceromanno-heptose 6-epimerase, with amino-acid sequence MIIVTGAAGFIGSCLISKLNQENFNFIIAVDDFSYPEKEANLVGKRIQERVDREVFFDWLDQNYHEVEFIFHIGARTDTTEFDRQIFEHLNVEYSKQIWNRCIEYQIPLVYASSAATYGLGELGYDDNESLIPQLKPLNPYGDSKNEFDIWALEQERKPFFWAGLKFFNVYGPNEYHKGRMASVIFHTFKQIKESGKMKLFRSHNPDFADGEQMRDFVYVKDLVEVCSFLMHHRRNSGIYNLGSGKARTFLDLAKNTFYALDIEPVISFVDTPVDIRDKYQYFTQANMAKLRSIGYDRPFASLEEGISDYVKNYLSKGEYL; translated from the coding sequence ATGATCATTGTTACGGGAGCCGCCGGTTTTATTGGGAGCTGTTTAATCAGCAAGCTGAATCAGGAAAATTTCAATTTCATCATCGCCGTTGATGATTTTTCGTATCCTGAGAAAGAAGCCAATCTGGTCGGTAAACGTATTCAGGAGCGTGTAGATCGGGAAGTGTTTTTTGACTGGCTTGACCAGAATTATCACGAGGTCGAGTTTATTTTTCACATTGGTGCCCGCACAGATACAACCGAGTTTGATCGGCAGATTTTCGAACACCTGAATGTTGAGTATTCCAAGCAAATCTGGAACCGCTGTATCGAGTATCAAATCCCGCTCGTATATGCCTCATCGGCAGCGACCTACGGCCTGGGCGAGTTGGGGTATGATGATAATGAATCGCTGATTCCGCAGTTAAAACCCCTCAACCCCTATGGCGACTCGAAAAACGAATTCGACATTTGGGCGCTGGAACAGGAACGTAAGCCGTTCTTCTGGGCAGGTCTGAAATTCTTCAACGTCTACGGCCCCAATGAATACCACAAAGGACGAATGGCCTCGGTCATTTTCCATACGTTCAAGCAGATCAAAGAATCAGGCAAAATGAAGCTGTTCCGGTCGCATAACCCCGATTTTGCCGATGGCGAGCAGATGCGTGATTTTGTGTATGTGAAAGACTTAGTGGAAGTTTGTTCGTTTTTAATGCACCATCGGCGCAACTCCGGCATTTATAATCTCGGTAGTGGTAAAGCCCGCACGTTCCTCGATTTAGCCAAAAATACGTTCTACGCCCTCGACATAGAACCTGTTATTAGTTTCGTAGATACCCCCGTCGATATTCGAGATAAATATCAGTATTTTACACAAGCCAACATGGCCAAGCTTCGCTCTATAGGCTACGACCGCCCATTCGCATCGCTGGAAGAGGGTATCTCGGATTACGTAAAAAACTACCTGAGCAAAGGTGAGTATTTGTAA
- a CDS encoding sensor histidine kinase, which produces MSLRSRIVLAVTAVFAGVSLLAGWLMLNHAEKSLQVAFDRATQTRASWLLSLVSVDPVILPLPTERERMQVVYHAYGRQRELFHSPGFSDISRSGRAKGSRPHSYRAITAQTSTEQAPDGLITLTLAVPDMSLRQDINQLRWVFSLGWLLSLGLAFGAGYIVAGWLLRPIQSIVDQANAISNATTSSQITLPKSRDELYQLTDTLNRMLERIRENVDLQRNFFGAAAHELRTPLTIMKTGLEVTIGNEQLDRTVKPFLASQLDEVSRLARLLDEFLTLSRPEDTKQALKLSDVSVPALVSRCLTQLTSLSTDYEVNVQFEPDDSSQESVLTDAVKLEHIVLNLIENAIKYAAGGTNVLVQATYSTGWIIKVQNQTIRKSGSTLDLLQPYFRADPLKEGHGLGLWISHRLTMLLGGELHLDWQDFTFTSELILPGTIN; this is translated from the coding sequence ATGAGCCTGCGCAGTCGCATTGTGCTGGCCGTTACGGCGGTTTTTGCCGGGGTAAGCCTGCTGGCGGGTTGGTTGATGCTCAATCACGCTGAAAAAAGCTTGCAGGTTGCTTTTGACCGGGCTACCCAAACACGGGCCAGCTGGTTGTTGTCATTGGTGAGTGTGGACCCGGTTATCTTGCCCTTGCCCACCGAACGCGAACGAATGCAGGTGGTGTATCATGCCTACGGCCGACAACGTGAACTCTTCCACAGTCCTGGTTTTTCAGATATATCGCGTTCCGGTCGGGCTAAAGGCTCGCGTCCGCATTCGTATCGGGCCATAACGGCTCAAACAAGCACTGAGCAGGCACCCGATGGGCTCATTACGCTAACACTGGCTGTGCCTGACATGAGCCTGCGGCAGGATATAAATCAGCTACGATGGGTGTTCAGCCTAGGTTGGCTGCTAAGCCTTGGGCTCGCTTTTGGGGCTGGCTACATTGTTGCCGGTTGGCTGCTGCGTCCGATTCAGTCAATTGTTGATCAGGCTAATGCGATAAGCAATGCCACCACCAGTAGCCAGATTACACTGCCAAAATCCCGTGATGAACTGTACCAGCTAACCGATACCCTGAACCGTATGCTGGAGCGAATTCGGGAAAATGTAGACTTGCAGCGCAATTTCTTTGGCGCGGCTGCCCATGAACTCCGAACACCCCTGACGATCATGAAAACGGGTCTGGAGGTGACCATTGGCAATGAACAGCTTGATAGAACGGTAAAGCCGTTTTTGGCCAGTCAACTGGATGAAGTAAGCCGGTTAGCGCGTTTGCTGGACGAGTTTCTGACATTGAGCCGCCCCGAAGATACCAAACAGGCGCTCAAGCTTAGCGACGTCAGTGTGCCTGCTTTAGTCAGTCGTTGCTTAACTCAACTAACAAGTTTGTCTACTGACTACGAAGTAAATGTGCAGTTTGAGCCAGACGATTCGAGCCAGGAAAGTGTATTGACGGATGCTGTTAAACTGGAACACATCGTACTGAATTTGATCGAAAATGCAATTAAGTACGCAGCAGGAGGGACCAACGTTCTCGTTCAGGCTACCTATTCTACTGGCTGGATCATTAAGGTGCAAAATCAGACGATTCGGAAGAGTGGCTCTACGCTCGATCTACTACAACCCTATTTTCGGGCCGACCCACTCAAAGAAGGGCATGGATTAGGCCTGTGGATTAGCCACCGTTTAACCATGTTGTTAGGGGGAGAATTACATCTCGACTGGCAGGACTTTACATTCACCAGCGAATTGATATTGCCGGGTACAATCAATTAA